In the genome of Panthera uncia isolate 11264 chromosome B3 unlocalized genomic scaffold, Puncia_PCG_1.0 HiC_scaffold_1, whole genome shotgun sequence, one region contains:
- the RABGGTA gene encoding geranylgeranyl transferase type-2 subunit alpha isoform X1, with amino-acid sequence MVRTHGRLKVKTSEEQAEAKRLEREQKLKLYQSATQTVFQKRQAGELDESVLELTSQILGANPDFATLWNCRREVLQQLEAQKSPEELASLVKTELGFLESCLRVNPKSYGTWHHRCWLLGRLPEPNWARELELCARFLEVDERNFHCWDYRRFVAAQAAVPPAEELAFTDSLITRNFSNYSSWHYRSCLLPQLHPPPDSGPQGRLPEDVLLKELELVQNAFFTDPNDQSAWFYHRWLLGRADPQDALRCLHVSRDEACLTVSFSRPLLVGSRTETLLLLVDESPLAVEWRTPDGRNRPSHVWLCDLPAASLNDQLPQHTFRVIWTEGDAHKECVLLKGHQEGWCRDSATDEQLFRCELSVEKSTVLQSELESCKELQELEPENKWCLLTIILLMRALDPLLYEKETLQYFQTLKAVDPMRAAYLDDLRSKFLLENSVLKMEYAEVRVLHLGHKDLTVLCHLEQLLLVTHLDLSHNRLRALPPALAALRCLEVLQANDNAIESLDGVTNLPRLQELSLCNNRLQQPTALQPLASCPRLVLLDLQGNPLCQAAGISEHLAELLPSVNSILT; translated from the exons ATGGTGAGAACT CACGGGCGCCTGAAGGTGAAGACGTCGGAAGAGCAGGCGGAGGCCAAAAGGCTAGAGCGGGAGCAGAAGCTGAAGCTATACCAGTCAGCCACCCAGACTGTCTTCCAGAAG CGCCAGGCTGGTGAGCTGGATGAGTCTGTCCTGGAACTGACAAGCCAGATTCTGGGAGCCAATCCTGACTTTGCCACCCTCTGGAACTGTCGACGAGAGGTGCTTCAGCAGCTGGAGGCCCAAAA GTCCCCTGAGGAGTTGGCTTCTCTGGTGAAAACAGAACTGGGCTTCCTGGAGAGTTGCCTGCGGGTGAACCCCAAGTCCTATGGTACCTGGCACCACCGCTGCTGGCTGCTGGGCCGCCTGCCAGAGCCCAACTGGGCCCGGGAGCTGGAGTTATGTGCCCGTTTCCTCGAGGTCGATGAGCGGAACT TTCACTGCTGGGACTACCGGCGGTTTGTGGCTGCACAGGCAGCCGTACCCCCTGCAGAGGAGCTAGCCTTCACTGACAGTCTCATCACCCGAAACTTTTCCAACTACTCCTCTTGGCATTACCGCTCCTGTCTCTTGCCCCAGCTGCACCCCCCGCCAGACTCTGGACCACAGGGACGCCTCCCTGAGGATGTGCTACTCAAAG AGCTGGAGCTGGTACAGAATGCCTTTTTCACCGACCCCAATGATCAGAGTGCCTGGTTCTATCACCGCTGGCTCCTGGGACGAG CTGACCCCCAGGATGCCCTGCGCTGCCTGCACGTGAGCCGGGATGAGGCCTGTCTGACTGTCTccttctctcggcccctccta GTGGGGTCCAGGACAGAGACCTTGCTGCTCTTGGTTGATGAGTCACCCCTGGCTGTGGAGTGGAGGACCCCAGATGGCAGGAACCGGCCTAGCCACGTCTGG ctctgtgacttgCCTGCTGCCTCCCTCAATGACCAATTGCCCCAGCATACATTTCGTGTCATTTGGACAGAAGGCGATGCCCACAAGGAGTGTGTGCTTTTAAAAG GCCACCAGGAGGGCTGGTGCCGGGACTCGGCCACGGATGAGCAGCTCTTCAG GTGTGAGCTGTCGGTGGAGAAGTCCACGGTGCTACAGTCCGAACTTGAATCCTGTAAGGAGCTGCAGGAGCTGGAGCCGGAGAATAAGT ggTGCCTGCTCACTATCATCCTGCTGATGCGGGCACTGGATCCTCTGCTGTATGAGAAAGAGACGCTCCAGTACTTCCAGACCCTCAAG GCCGTGGACCCGATGCGGGCAGCGTACTTGGATGACCTACGCAGCAAGTTCTTGCTGGAGAACAGTGTGCTCAAGATGGAGTATGCTGAGGTGCGCGTGCTGCACCTGGGTCACAAG GATCTGACAGTACTCTGCCATCTGGAACAGCTGCTCTTGGTCACTCATCTTGACCTGTCACACAATCGTCTCcgagccctgccccctgccctggctGCCCTGCGCTGCCTTGAG gtcCTTCAGGCCAATGATAATGCCATAGAGTCCCTGGACGGTGTCACCAACCTGCCCCGACTACAGGAGCTCTCACTGTGCAACAACC GCCTCCAGCAGCCCACAGCGCTCCAGCCTCTTGCCTCCTGCCCCAGGCTGGTCCTCCTCGACCTGCAGGGCAACCCCCTGTGCCAAGCAGCGGGCATCTCTGAGCACCTGGCCGAGCTGTTGCCTTCAGTTAACAGCATCCTCACCTAG
- the RABGGTA gene encoding geranylgeranyl transferase type-2 subunit alpha isoform X2, with amino-acid sequence MHGRLKVKTSEEQAEAKRLEREQKLKLYQSATQTVFQKRQAGELDESVLELTSQILGANPDFATLWNCRREVLQQLEAQKSPEELASLVKTELGFLESCLRVNPKSYGTWHHRCWLLGRLPEPNWARELELCARFLEVDERNFHCWDYRRFVAAQAAVPPAEELAFTDSLITRNFSNYSSWHYRSCLLPQLHPPPDSGPQGRLPEDVLLKELELVQNAFFTDPNDQSAWFYHRWLLGRADPQDALRCLHVSRDEACLTVSFSRPLLVGSRTETLLLLVDESPLAVEWRTPDGRNRPSHVWLCDLPAASLNDQLPQHTFRVIWTEGDAHKECVLLKGHQEGWCRDSATDEQLFRCELSVEKSTVLQSELESCKELQELEPENKWCLLTIILLMRALDPLLYEKETLQYFQTLKAVDPMRAAYLDDLRSKFLLENSVLKMEYAEVRVLHLGHKDLTVLCHLEQLLLVTHLDLSHNRLRALPPALAALRCLEVLQANDNAIESLDGVTNLPRLQELSLCNNRLQQPTALQPLASCPRLVLLDLQGNPLCQAAGISEHLAELLPSVNSILT; translated from the exons ATG CACGGGCGCCTGAAGGTGAAGACGTCGGAAGAGCAGGCGGAGGCCAAAAGGCTAGAGCGGGAGCAGAAGCTGAAGCTATACCAGTCAGCCACCCAGACTGTCTTCCAGAAG CGCCAGGCTGGTGAGCTGGATGAGTCTGTCCTGGAACTGACAAGCCAGATTCTGGGAGCCAATCCTGACTTTGCCACCCTCTGGAACTGTCGACGAGAGGTGCTTCAGCAGCTGGAGGCCCAAAA GTCCCCTGAGGAGTTGGCTTCTCTGGTGAAAACAGAACTGGGCTTCCTGGAGAGTTGCCTGCGGGTGAACCCCAAGTCCTATGGTACCTGGCACCACCGCTGCTGGCTGCTGGGCCGCCTGCCAGAGCCCAACTGGGCCCGGGAGCTGGAGTTATGTGCCCGTTTCCTCGAGGTCGATGAGCGGAACT TTCACTGCTGGGACTACCGGCGGTTTGTGGCTGCACAGGCAGCCGTACCCCCTGCAGAGGAGCTAGCCTTCACTGACAGTCTCATCACCCGAAACTTTTCCAACTACTCCTCTTGGCATTACCGCTCCTGTCTCTTGCCCCAGCTGCACCCCCCGCCAGACTCTGGACCACAGGGACGCCTCCCTGAGGATGTGCTACTCAAAG AGCTGGAGCTGGTACAGAATGCCTTTTTCACCGACCCCAATGATCAGAGTGCCTGGTTCTATCACCGCTGGCTCCTGGGACGAG CTGACCCCCAGGATGCCCTGCGCTGCCTGCACGTGAGCCGGGATGAGGCCTGTCTGACTGTCTccttctctcggcccctccta GTGGGGTCCAGGACAGAGACCTTGCTGCTCTTGGTTGATGAGTCACCCCTGGCTGTGGAGTGGAGGACCCCAGATGGCAGGAACCGGCCTAGCCACGTCTGG ctctgtgacttgCCTGCTGCCTCCCTCAATGACCAATTGCCCCAGCATACATTTCGTGTCATTTGGACAGAAGGCGATGCCCACAAGGAGTGTGTGCTTTTAAAAG GCCACCAGGAGGGCTGGTGCCGGGACTCGGCCACGGATGAGCAGCTCTTCAG GTGTGAGCTGTCGGTGGAGAAGTCCACGGTGCTACAGTCCGAACTTGAATCCTGTAAGGAGCTGCAGGAGCTGGAGCCGGAGAATAAGT ggTGCCTGCTCACTATCATCCTGCTGATGCGGGCACTGGATCCTCTGCTGTATGAGAAAGAGACGCTCCAGTACTTCCAGACCCTCAAG GCCGTGGACCCGATGCGGGCAGCGTACTTGGATGACCTACGCAGCAAGTTCTTGCTGGAGAACAGTGTGCTCAAGATGGAGTATGCTGAGGTGCGCGTGCTGCACCTGGGTCACAAG GATCTGACAGTACTCTGCCATCTGGAACAGCTGCTCTTGGTCACTCATCTTGACCTGTCACACAATCGTCTCcgagccctgccccctgccctggctGCCCTGCGCTGCCTTGAG gtcCTTCAGGCCAATGATAATGCCATAGAGTCCCTGGACGGTGTCACCAACCTGCCCCGACTACAGGAGCTCTCACTGTGCAACAACC GCCTCCAGCAGCCCACAGCGCTCCAGCCTCTTGCCTCCTGCCCCAGGCTGGTCCTCCTCGACCTGCAGGGCAACCCCCTGTGCCAAGCAGCGGGCATCTCTGAGCACCTGGCCGAGCTGTTGCCTTCAGTTAACAGCATCCTCACCTAG
- the TGM1 gene encoding protein-glutamine gamma-glutamyltransferase K, whose product MMDGPRSDVGRWGGNPWQPPTTPSPEPEPEPDRRSRRGGRSFWARCCGCCSCRNETDADCGPEPHGDRGSGRGRGSSSGGRRPDSRGSDSRRPGSRASGVNAAGDGTIREGMLVVTSVDLLSSRSDQNRREHHTDEFEYDELILRRGQPFDMVLHLSRPYESSDHVALELLIGNSPEVGKGTHVIIPVGKGGSGGWKAQVTKASGQNLDLRVHTSPNAIIGKFQFTVRTRSEAGEFQLPFDPHNEIYILFNPWCPEDIVYVEHEDWRQEYVLNESGRIYYGTEAQIGERTWNYGQFDHGVLDACLYILDRRGMPYGGRGDPVSVSRVISAMVNSLDDNGVLIGNWSGDYSRGTNPSAWVGSVEILLSYLRTGYSVPYGQCWVFAGVTTTVLRCLGLATRTVTNFNSAHDTDTSLTMDIYFDENMKPLEHLNHDSVWNFHVWNDCWMKRPDLPSGFGGWQVVDATPQETSSGIFCCGPCSVESIKNGLVYMKYDTPFIFAEVNSDKVYWQRQDDGSFKIVYVEEKAIGTLIITKAIGSNMRDDVTHIYKHPEGSEAERKAVETAASHGSKPNVYSTRDSAEDVAMQVEAQDAVMGQDLTVCVVLTNRSSSRRTVKLHLYLSVTFYTGVTGSVFKESKKEVVLAPGASDRVSMPVAYKEYRPHLVDQGSMLLNVSGHVKENGQVLAKQHTFRLRTPDLSLTLLGAAVVGQECEVQIVFKNPLPITLTNVVFRLEGSGLQRPKILNVGDIGGNETVTLHQKFVPVRPGPRQLIASLDSPQLSQVHGVIQVDVAPAPGSGGFFSDAGGDSHSGETIPMASRGGA is encoded by the exons ATGATGGACGGTCCTCGTTCAGATGTGGGCCGCTGGGGCGGGAACCCTTGGCAGCCCCCCACCACACCTTctccggagccggagccggagccggacaGACGATCTCGTCGAGGAGGCCGTTCCTTCTGGGCTCGCTGCTGCGGCTGCTGCTCATGCCGAAATGAAACAGATGCTGACTGTGGACCTGAGCCCCACGGAGACCGAGGGTCTGGCAGGGGTCGAGGGTCCAGCTCTGGGGGTCGAAGACCAGACTCCCGGGGCTCAGATTCCCGCCGGCCTGGCTCCCGGGCCAGTGGTGTGAACGCAGCTGGAGACGGCACCATCAGAG AGGGCATGCTGGTGGTGACCAGTGTGGATCTGCTGAGTTCACGCTCGGACCAGAATCGCCGAGAGCACCACACAGATGAGTTTGAGTACGACGAGCTGATTTTACGCCGTGGGCAGCCTTTCGACATGGTCCTCCACCTCTCTCGGCCCTATGAGTCCTCTGATCATGTTGCCCTGGAGCTGCTTATCG GAAACAGCCCCGAGGTGGGGAAGGGCACGCACGTGATCAtcccagtggggaaggggggcagcGGAGGCTGGAAAGCCCAGGTGACCAAGGCCAGTGGGCAGAATCTAGACCTACGTGTCCACACCTCCCCCAACGCCATCATCGGCAAGTTTCAATTCACGGTCCGCACACGTTCAGAGGCTGGCGAGTTCCAGTTGCCTTTTGACCCCCACAACGAGATCTACATCCTCTTCAATCCATGGTGTCCAG AGGACATCGTGTACGTGGAGCATGAGGATTGGCGACAGGAGTACGTGCTTAATGAATCCGGGAGAATTTACTATGGGACTGAAGCGCAGATTGGCGAGCGGACCTGGAACTATGGGCAG tttGACCATGGAGTGCTGGATGCCTGCCTGTACATCCTAGACAGGCGGGGCATGCCATATGGAGGCCGCGGGGACCCGGTCAGTGTCTCCCGGGTCATCTCTGCCATG GTGAACTCCTTGGATGACAATGGGGTCCTGATTGGAAACTGGTCTGGTGATTACTCCCGAGGCACCAACCCATCAGCTTGGGTGGGCAGCGTGGAGATCCTACTCAGCTACCTACGCACCGGCTATTCCGTCCCCTATGGCCAGTGCTGGGTCTTCGCCGGTGTGACCACAACAG TGCTGCGTTGCTTGGGCCTGGCTACCCGCACTGTCACCAATTTCAACTCGGCACATGACACAGACACATCCCTCACCATGGACATCTACTTTGACGAGAATATGAAGCCTCTAGAGCACCTGAACCATGATTCTGTTTG GAACTTCCACGTGTGGAACGACTGCTGGATGAAGAGGCCAGATCTGCCCTCTGGCTTTGGTGGGTGGCAGGTGGTGGATGCCACACCCCAGGAAACCAGCAGCG GCATCTTCTGCTGCGGCCCCTGCTCTGTGGAGTCCATCAAGAATGGCCTGGTATACATGAAATACGACACGCCCTTCATTTTTGCCGAG GTTAACAGTGACAAAGTTTACTGGCAGCGACAGGATGATGGCAGCTTTAAGATCGTGTATGTGGAAGAGAAGGCCATTGGTACGCTCATCATAACAAAGGCCATTGGATCCAACATGCGAGATGATGTCACCCACATTTATAAACACCCAGAAG GCTCGGAAGCAGAGCGGAAGGCAGTGGAGACAGCAGCCTCCCACGGCAGCAAACCCAACGTGTACTCCACGCGTGACTCAGCAGAGGATGTGGCGATGCAGGTGGAGGCACAGGACGCGGTGATGGGGCAGGACCTGACTGTCTGCGTGGTGCTGACCAATCGCAGCAGCAGCCGCCGCACCGTGAAGCTGCACCTCTACCTCTCAGTCACCTTCTACACCGGTGTCACCGGGTCTGTCTTCAAGGAGAGCAAGAAAGAAGTGGTGCTGGCGCCAGGGGCCT CGGACCGCGTGTCCATGCCCGTGGCCTACAAGGAATACCGGCCCCACCTCGTAGATCAGGGGTCCATGCTGCTCAACGTCTCGGGCCACGTCAAGGAGAACGGGCAGGTGCTGGCCAAGCAGCACACCTTCCGTCTGCGCACCCCTGACCTTTCCCTCACT ttGTTGGGGGCAGCCGTGGTTGGTCAGGAGTGCGAAGTACAGATTGTCTTCAAGAACCCGCTGCCTATAACCCTCACCAATGTCGTCTTCCGGCTTGAGGGCTCCGGGCTACAGAGACCCAAGATCCTCAATGTGGG GGACATTGGGGGCAACGAGACAGTGACGCTGCACCAGAAGTTTGTGCCTGTGCGACCAGGCCCCCGCCAGCTCATCGCCAGCTTGGACAGCCCCCAGCTCTCCCAGGTGCATGGTGTCATTCAGGTGGACGTGGCTCCGGCCCCTGGGAGCGGAGGCTTCTTCTCAGATGCTGGAGGCGACAGTCACTCAGGGGAGACCATCCCTATGGCATCTCGAGGTGGAGCTTAA
- the TINF2 gene encoding TERF1-interacting nuclear factor 2 isoform X2: protein MATPPGAGPAALRFAAAATWQVVRGRRVEHFPRVLEFLRSLRAAAPGLVRYRHHERLCMGLKAKVVVELIFQGRPWAQVLNALHHHFPESGPVVRDPKATKQDLRKISEAQKTFCQQVKQLAETPVDLASKLQELEQEYGEPFLAAMEKLFFEYLCQLEKALPALQAQQLQDVLSWMQPGVSITSSFALSQYGVDMGWPLPERLVTDSVSVTEPMEQSPPQQPNLVLHDPSPKARPSSYLSRGLASRKNPEPLAGHHFNLAPLGRRRIQSRWASTKGDHKERPTVMLFPFRNLGSPSQIISEPESREEHETHTADLAGAAGMRAASTGKSKSPSQTLGGRALKENPVDLFASEKEENCLVCPMDPLRLSLSPPKARKPVCPPSLCSSVITIGDLVLDSDEEENDQREGRDPLSTLSQHPYRKPWPHPLDSCSLHPAK, encoded by the exons ATGGCCACGCCCCCGGGGGCCGGTCCCGCGGCTCTGCGCTTCGCAGCCGCGGCCACCTGGCAAGTGGTGCGGGGACGCCGCGTGGAGCATTTCCCCCGGGTATTAGAGTTTTTGCGATCACTGCGCGCTGCTGCCCCTGGCTTGGTTCGCTACCGCCACCATGAACGCCTGTGTATGGGCCTAAAGGCCAAG GTAGTGGTGGAGCTGATCTTTCAGGGCCGGCCGTGGGCCCAAGTTCTGAATGCCCTACATCACCACTTCCCAGAGTCTGGACCTGTAGTGCGGGACCCGAAAGCT ACAAAGCAGGATCTGAGGAAGATCTCAGAGGCACAGAAAACCTTTTGCCAACAGGTGAAGCAACTAGCAGAGACCCCAGTGGACTTGGCTTCCAAGCTGCAG GAACTTGAACAAGAGTATGGGGAACCCTTTTTGGCTGCCATGGAAAAGCTGTTTTTTGAATACCTGTGTCAGCTGGAAAAAGCACTGCCTGCGTTGCAGGCACAGCAG CTTCAAGATGTGCTGAGCTGGATGCAGCCTGGAGTTTCTATCACTTCTTCTTTTGCCTTGAGCCAATATGGTGTGGACATGGGGTGGCCACTTCCAG agcgTTTGGTTACTGATTCAGTGAGCGTGACAGAGCCCATGGAGCAGAGTCCTCCTCAGCAACCAAATCTAGTACTTCATGATCCATCGCCAAAAGCCAGGCCTAGCTCATACCTTTCTCGGGGACTAGCCTCAAGGAAGAACCCAGAACCTTTGGCTGGCCACCACTTCAATCTGGCCCCTCTAGGCCGGCGAAGAATCCAGTCCCGATGGGCATCCACTAAGGGAGACCATAAGGAGCGCCCTACAGTCATGCTGTTCCCCTTTAGGAATCTGGGTTCACCAAGCCAGATCATATCTGAGCCTGAGAGCAGGGAAGAACATGAAACACACACGGCAGATCTGGCAGGTGCTGCGGGCATGAGAGCAGCTTCCACTGGAAAGTCTAAGAGTCCATCCCAGACCCTGGGGGGAAGAGCTCTGAAGGAGAACCCAGTTGACTTGTTTGCTTCAGAGAAAGAAGA GAATTGCTTGGTTTGCCCCATGGACCCCCTGAGACTGTCATTATCACCTCCTAAGGCTAGGAAGCCAG TGTGTCCCCCATCTCTGTGCAGCTCTGTCATTACCATAGGGGACTTGGTTTTGGACTctgatgaagaagaaaatgaccagagggaaggaagg GACCCTCTGTCCACACTCTCCCAGCACCCTTACCGAAAGCCTTGGCCACATCCCCTGGACAGCTGCAGCCTCCATCCTGCAAAGTGA
- the TINF2 gene encoding TERF1-interacting nuclear factor 2 isoform X3, which yields MATPPGAGPAALRFAAAATWQVVRGRRVEHFPRVLEFLRSLRAAAPGLVRYRHHERLCMGLKAKVVVELIFQGRPWAQVLNALHHHFPESGPVVRDPKATKQDLRKISEAQKTFCQQVKQLAETPVDLASKLQELEQEYGEPFLAAMEKLFFEYLCQLEKALPALQAQQLQDVLSWMQPGVSITSSFALSQYGVDMGWPLPERLVTDSVSVTEPMEQSPPQQPNLVLHDPSPKARPSSYLSRGLASRKNPEPLAGHHFNLAPLGRRRIQSRWASTKGDHKERPTVMLFPFRNLGSPSQIISEPESREEHETHTADLAGAAGMRAASTGKSKSPSQTLGGRALKENPVDLFASEKEENCLVCPMDPLRLSLSPPKARKPGPSVHTLPAPLPKALATSPGQLQPPSCKVKSTVKR from the exons ATGGCCACGCCCCCGGGGGCCGGTCCCGCGGCTCTGCGCTTCGCAGCCGCGGCCACCTGGCAAGTGGTGCGGGGACGCCGCGTGGAGCATTTCCCCCGGGTATTAGAGTTTTTGCGATCACTGCGCGCTGCTGCCCCTGGCTTGGTTCGCTACCGCCACCATGAACGCCTGTGTATGGGCCTAAAGGCCAAG GTAGTGGTGGAGCTGATCTTTCAGGGCCGGCCGTGGGCCCAAGTTCTGAATGCCCTACATCACCACTTCCCAGAGTCTGGACCTGTAGTGCGGGACCCGAAAGCT ACAAAGCAGGATCTGAGGAAGATCTCAGAGGCACAGAAAACCTTTTGCCAACAGGTGAAGCAACTAGCAGAGACCCCAGTGGACTTGGCTTCCAAGCTGCAG GAACTTGAACAAGAGTATGGGGAACCCTTTTTGGCTGCCATGGAAAAGCTGTTTTTTGAATACCTGTGTCAGCTGGAAAAAGCACTGCCTGCGTTGCAGGCACAGCAG CTTCAAGATGTGCTGAGCTGGATGCAGCCTGGAGTTTCTATCACTTCTTCTTTTGCCTTGAGCCAATATGGTGTGGACATGGGGTGGCCACTTCCAG agcgTTTGGTTACTGATTCAGTGAGCGTGACAGAGCCCATGGAGCAGAGTCCTCCTCAGCAACCAAATCTAGTACTTCATGATCCATCGCCAAAAGCCAGGCCTAGCTCATACCTTTCTCGGGGACTAGCCTCAAGGAAGAACCCAGAACCTTTGGCTGGCCACCACTTCAATCTGGCCCCTCTAGGCCGGCGAAGAATCCAGTCCCGATGGGCATCCACTAAGGGAGACCATAAGGAGCGCCCTACAGTCATGCTGTTCCCCTTTAGGAATCTGGGTTCACCAAGCCAGATCATATCTGAGCCTGAGAGCAGGGAAGAACATGAAACACACACGGCAGATCTGGCAGGTGCTGCGGGCATGAGAGCAGCTTCCACTGGAAAGTCTAAGAGTCCATCCCAGACCCTGGGGGGAAGAGCTCTGAAGGAGAACCCAGTTGACTTGTTTGCTTCAGAGAAAGAAGA GAATTGCTTGGTTTGCCCCATGGACCCCCTGAGACTGTCATTATCACCTCCTAAGGCTAGGAAGCCAG GACCCTCTGTCCACACTCTCCCAGCACCCTTACCGAAAGCCTTGGCCACATCCCCTGGACAGCTGCAGCCTCCATCCTGCAAAGTGAAGAGCACTGTGAAGAGATAA
- the TINF2 gene encoding TERF1-interacting nuclear factor 2 isoform X1: MATPPGAGPAALRFAAAATWQVVRGRRVEHFPRVLEFLRSLRAAAPGLVRYRHHERLCMGLKAKVVVELIFQGRPWAQVLNALHHHFPESGPVVRDPKATKQDLRKISEAQKTFCQQVKQLAETPVDLASKLQELEQEYGEPFLAAMEKLFFEYLCQLEKALPALQAQQLQDVLSWMQPGVSITSSFALSQYGVDMGWPLPERLVTDSVSVTEPMEQSPPQQPNLVLHDPSPKARPSSYLSRGLASRKNPEPLAGHHFNLAPLGRRRIQSRWASTKGDHKERPTVMLFPFRNLGSPSQIISEPESREEHETHTADLAGAAGMRAASTGKSKSPSQTLGGRALKENPVDLFASEKEENCLVCPMDPLRLSLSPPKARKPVCPPSLCSSVITIGDLVLDSDEEENDQREGRESLENYQKTKFDTLIPTFYEYLPTSGPSAVSVPPMTMQTGLDTYDRTGILSALHLSP; the protein is encoded by the exons ATGGCCACGCCCCCGGGGGCCGGTCCCGCGGCTCTGCGCTTCGCAGCCGCGGCCACCTGGCAAGTGGTGCGGGGACGCCGCGTGGAGCATTTCCCCCGGGTATTAGAGTTTTTGCGATCACTGCGCGCTGCTGCCCCTGGCTTGGTTCGCTACCGCCACCATGAACGCCTGTGTATGGGCCTAAAGGCCAAG GTAGTGGTGGAGCTGATCTTTCAGGGCCGGCCGTGGGCCCAAGTTCTGAATGCCCTACATCACCACTTCCCAGAGTCTGGACCTGTAGTGCGGGACCCGAAAGCT ACAAAGCAGGATCTGAGGAAGATCTCAGAGGCACAGAAAACCTTTTGCCAACAGGTGAAGCAACTAGCAGAGACCCCAGTGGACTTGGCTTCCAAGCTGCAG GAACTTGAACAAGAGTATGGGGAACCCTTTTTGGCTGCCATGGAAAAGCTGTTTTTTGAATACCTGTGTCAGCTGGAAAAAGCACTGCCTGCGTTGCAGGCACAGCAG CTTCAAGATGTGCTGAGCTGGATGCAGCCTGGAGTTTCTATCACTTCTTCTTTTGCCTTGAGCCAATATGGTGTGGACATGGGGTGGCCACTTCCAG agcgTTTGGTTACTGATTCAGTGAGCGTGACAGAGCCCATGGAGCAGAGTCCTCCTCAGCAACCAAATCTAGTACTTCATGATCCATCGCCAAAAGCCAGGCCTAGCTCATACCTTTCTCGGGGACTAGCCTCAAGGAAGAACCCAGAACCTTTGGCTGGCCACCACTTCAATCTGGCCCCTCTAGGCCGGCGAAGAATCCAGTCCCGATGGGCATCCACTAAGGGAGACCATAAGGAGCGCCCTACAGTCATGCTGTTCCCCTTTAGGAATCTGGGTTCACCAAGCCAGATCATATCTGAGCCTGAGAGCAGGGAAGAACATGAAACACACACGGCAGATCTGGCAGGTGCTGCGGGCATGAGAGCAGCTTCCACTGGAAAGTCTAAGAGTCCATCCCAGACCCTGGGGGGAAGAGCTCTGAAGGAGAACCCAGTTGACTTGTTTGCTTCAGAGAAAGAAGA GAATTGCTTGGTTTGCCCCATGGACCCCCTGAGACTGTCATTATCACCTCCTAAGGCTAGGAAGCCAG TGTGTCCCCCATCTCTGTGCAGCTCTGTCATTACCATAGGGGACTTGGTTTTGGACTctgatgaagaagaaaatgaccagagggaaggaagg GAGTCTCTGGAAAACTATCAGAAGACAAAGTTTGACACCTTGATCCCCACCTTCTATGAATACCTCCCTACTTCTGGCCCCAGTGCtgtgtctgtccctcccatgACCATGCAGACAGGTCTAGACACTTATGATAGGACCGGAATTCTCTCTGCACTCCACCTGTCTCCCTGA